The Negativicutes bacterium genomic interval AGCCAATCCAACTTTTTCTAATAACTTCAACGCTTCTTGCTTTGCTTGTTCCTTAGTTTCTTTACGAACCTTCATCGGTGCCAACATAATGTTTTCTAATACAGACATATGCCCAAATAAATTAAAGCGTTGAAACACCATCCCAACTTCTTCACGAACTTTATTAATGTTGGCATCACTATTCAGTGGAATATTATCAACAACCACTTCACCATCAGTTGGTTTTTCTAAGTAATTAATGCAGCGTAACAATGTACTTTTACCAGAGCCACTTGGCCCAATAATAACAACAACTTCTTTTTCCGCTACGGTTAAATCAATACCCTTTAGTACTGCTAATTTTCCAAAGTTTTTATGTAAATTATTAATTTTTATCATCTATTTTATACCTCCGCTCCAAATACGCTACAAAGCGGGAAATAACAAAGGTCATCGCTAAATAAATAACCGCTACACTCAGCCATATTTCCAAAGAACCATATGTTCTAGCAATAATCAATTGTCCTCGTCTGGTTAATTCCTCAAAGCCAATTACGGAAACCAATGAAGAATCTTTTAGCATCGCAATAAATTCATTACCCAACGGTGGTATTACTCTTTTAAAAGCTTGCGGGACTATAATATAATACATTGTTTGTCCCCATGTCATTCCCAAAGAACGTCCGGCTTCCATTTGCCCTTTATCAATCGACTCAATACCGGCCCGAAAAATCTCCGCAACATAAGCACCGCTATTAATACTACAAGCCGTAATAGCAGCAACCAACGGATCAACTCTAACTCCCGTTATCATTGGCAATGCAAAATAAATTAT includes:
- a CDS encoding amino acid ABC transporter permease; this encodes MDFNFALVVNSFPLLLEGALVTIKITALSVGFGLLIGLVASIARMSKLWLVKMLASLYVDFIRGTPLLVQIFIIYFALPMITGVRVDPLVAAITACSINSGAYVAEIFRAGIESIDKGQMEAGRSLGMTWGQTMYYIIVPQAFKRVIPPLGNEFIAMLKDSSLVSVIGFEELTRRGQLIIARTYGSLEIWLSVAVIYLAMTFVISRFVAYLERRYKIDDKN
- a CDS encoding amino acid ABC transporter ATP-binding protein produces the protein MIKINNLHKNFGKLAVLKGIDLTVAEKEVVVIIGPSGSGKSTLLRCINYLEKPTDGEVVVDNIPLNSDANINKVREEVGMVFQRFNLFGHMSVLENIMLAPMKVRKETKEQAKQEALKLLEKVGLADKAEAYPAQLSGGQQQRVAIARALAMKPKLMLFDEPTSALDPEMVNEVLEVMNALAKEGMTMVVVTHEMGFAREVGDRVIFMDEGKIVEVGTPTEIFSNAQEERTKLFLSKVL